In Halorubrum sp. PV6, a single window of DNA contains:
- a CDS encoding DUF502 domain-containing protein, with amino-acid sequence MIDPSPVGRDRLRRSFLTGVAVIVPSVITLAVLGVVFNAIYNYLNAFSSVVASAFPAETLPVGRRVAIEVATPVVFVASILVIGVVVESTRHGQRAVDYADYAIEQIPGVGSVYQGFRQMSDAMLESDSGNFQEVVLVEFPTEEVYTLAFVTSETPDAVAAPAEGGSMRTLFMPMAPNPVMGGHVLFVPERRIVEVDLTVEEGIRALVTSGVALERAAGEAEGVSPDQIRDAGREGRIGSYHSSMSDAAKRPDDDYDGSGDERLTPDDRGDDR; translated from the coding sequence ATGATCGACCCGTCGCCGGTGGGCCGGGACCGGCTCCGCCGCTCGTTTCTGACCGGCGTCGCCGTCATCGTCCCCTCCGTGATCACGCTGGCGGTGCTCGGCGTGGTGTTCAACGCGATCTACAACTACCTGAACGCGTTCTCGTCGGTGGTCGCGTCGGCGTTTCCGGCCGAGACGCTCCCCGTCGGTCGCCGGGTCGCCATCGAGGTCGCGACGCCGGTCGTCTTCGTCGCGTCGATACTCGTCATCGGCGTCGTCGTCGAGTCGACGCGACACGGCCAGCGCGCGGTCGACTACGCCGACTACGCCATCGAGCAGATTCCGGGCGTCGGCTCCGTCTACCAGGGGTTCCGGCAGATGAGCGACGCCATGTTGGAGTCGGACAGCGGGAACTTCCAAGAGGTCGTCCTCGTCGAGTTCCCCACCGAGGAGGTGTACACGCTCGCGTTCGTCACGAGCGAGACGCCGGACGCGGTCGCCGCCCCGGCCGAAGGCGGGTCGATGCGGACGCTGTTCATGCCGATGGCGCCGAACCCGGTGATGGGCGGTCACGTCCTCTTCGTCCCCGAACGCCGGATCGTCGAGGTCGACCTGACCGTCGAGGAGGGGATCCGGGCGCTGGTGACGAGCGGGGTCGCGCTCGAACGCGCGGCCGGCGAGGCCGAGGGCGTCTCGCCGGACCAGATCCGCGACGCCGGACGCGAGGGGCGAATCGGCTCGTACCACTCCTCGATGTCCGACGCCGCGAAACGCCCCGACGACGACTACGACGGGTCGGGCGACGAGCGCCTCACGCCGGACGACCGAGGAGACGATCGATGA
- a CDS encoding RtcB family protein, with product MTTREFDGIRLEKVRDHVWEIPREGDMNVPARVLASESLLEAIGDDDSLQQLKNATHLPGMVEPALCMPDGHQGYGFPVGGVGAIDARNGCISPGAVGYDINCGVRMVRTNLTYDDVRGREAELVDALFEAVPSGLGGGGVIDGDADAIEGALERGVEWAVEEGYGIESDLARCEDEGRRPDARPEYVSQKAMDRGRNQMGSLGSGNHFLEVQRVTDVFREDVAEAYGLAEDGIVVLIHCGSRGLGHQTCNDYLRRIEKEHGDLLDELPDKELAAAPAGSELAEEYYGAMGACINFAWVNRQLITHQARETFGEVFDADPIADLGMELLYDVAHNIAKKEVHEVGVDEAGRPAVGDEAVDRADREVYVHRKGATRAFPAGNEAVPAVYRDVGQPVIIPGSMGAGSYVLRGGDESMSVSFGSTAHGAGRLMSRTQAKQEFWGGDVQDDLEAGQQIYVKAQSGATIAEEAPGVYKDIDEVIRVSDDLGIGDKVARTFPVCNIKG from the coding sequence ATGACCACGCGCGAGTTCGACGGGATCCGGTTAGAGAAGGTCCGCGACCACGTCTGGGAGATCCCCCGCGAGGGCGACATGAACGTCCCCGCGCGAGTGCTCGCCAGCGAGTCGCTGCTCGAAGCGATCGGCGACGACGACTCGCTGCAACAGCTCAAAAATGCGACCCACCTTCCGGGGATGGTCGAGCCCGCGCTCTGTATGCCGGACGGCCACCAGGGGTACGGCTTCCCCGTCGGCGGCGTCGGCGCCATCGACGCCCGAAACGGCTGTATTTCGCCCGGAGCGGTCGGCTACGACATCAACTGCGGGGTTCGGATGGTCCGGACGAACCTCACCTACGACGACGTGCGCGGCCGCGAGGCGGAGCTCGTCGACGCGCTGTTCGAGGCTGTCCCCTCCGGCCTCGGCGGGGGCGGCGTCATCGACGGCGACGCCGACGCCATCGAGGGCGCCCTCGAACGCGGCGTCGAGTGGGCGGTCGAGGAGGGGTACGGGATCGAAAGCGACCTCGCGCGCTGTGAGGACGAGGGGCGACGGCCCGACGCGCGACCGGAGTACGTCTCACAGAAGGCGATGGACCGCGGCCGCAACCAGATGGGGTCGCTCGGCTCCGGGAACCACTTCTTAGAGGTGCAACGGGTCACGGACGTGTTCCGCGAGGACGTGGCCGAGGCGTACGGGCTCGCGGAGGACGGCATCGTCGTCCTGATCCACTGCGGGAGCCGCGGGCTCGGCCACCAGACCTGCAACGACTACCTCCGGCGGATCGAGAAGGAACACGGCGACTTGCTCGACGAACTCCCCGACAAGGAGCTCGCGGCCGCGCCGGCCGGCTCCGAGCTGGCCGAGGAGTACTACGGCGCGATGGGCGCCTGCATCAACTTCGCGTGGGTGAACCGCCAGCTCATCACCCATCAGGCCCGCGAGACGTTCGGCGAGGTGTTCGACGCCGACCCGATAGCCGACCTCGGGATGGAGCTGCTGTACGACGTGGCCCACAACATCGCGAAAAAAGAGGTCCACGAGGTCGGCGTCGACGAGGCGGGCCGGCCCGCGGTCGGCGACGAGGCGGTCGACCGGGCCGACCGAGAGGTGTACGTCCACCGCAAGGGCGCCACCCGCGCGTTCCCCGCCGGGAACGAGGCGGTGCCGGCCGTGTACCGCGACGTGGGCCAACCCGTCATCATCCCCGGCAGCATGGGGGCGGGCTCGTACGTGCTTCGCGGTGGCGACGAGTCGATGTCGGTGTCCTTCGGCTCGACCGCTCACGGCGCCGGCCGGCTCATGAGCCGGACGCAGGCGAAACAGGAGTTCTGGGGCGGCGACGTGCAAGACGACCTCGAAGCCGGCCAGCAGATATACGTGAAAGCACAGTCCGGCGCCACCATCGCCGAGGAGGCGCCCGGCGTCTACAAGGACATCGACGAGGTGATCCGCGTCAGCGACGACCTCGGGATCGGCGACAAGGTCGCGCGGACGTTCCCGGTGTGTAACATCAAAGGATAG
- a CDS encoding DUF3054 domain-containing protein translates to MADSSFLATRLDRGAAPLAVGDLLALIVLLTVGALNHSTAEFLSSNPLYLLEVFAPFLIAWALVAPLVGAYSAGAVETAKSSVPLVIRSWIPAAAVGLALRAFVFRGGAAPAFAVVMLVLGSVALGGWRALYFRLR, encoded by the coding sequence ATGGCCGACTCGTCGTTCCTCGCAACACGCCTCGACCGCGGCGCCGCGCCCCTCGCGGTCGGCGACCTGCTCGCACTGATCGTCCTGCTGACCGTCGGCGCGCTCAACCACAGCACCGCCGAGTTTCTGTCGTCAAATCCGCTGTACCTGCTGGAGGTGTTCGCGCCGTTCCTGATCGCGTGGGCGCTGGTCGCGCCGCTCGTCGGCGCGTACTCGGCCGGCGCCGTCGAGACCGCGAAGTCGTCGGTCCCCCTGGTGATTCGGTCGTGGATACCCGCCGCGGCCGTCGGGCTGGCGCTCCGCGCGTTCGTCTTCCGGGGCGGCGCCGCCCCCGCGTTCGCCGTCGTCATGCTCGTGCTCGGCTCCGTCGCGCTCGGCGGCTGGCGCGCGCTCTACTTCCGCCTCCGGTAG
- a CDS encoding alpha/beta hydrolase, translated as MTRRDPVNRAQRRLDRPPRERFATRALAFESDGDTCRGTLYLPGGDGEDPPVVVMAPGLGAERSFGYPAVAERFADAGYAAFLFDYRGFGASDGDAQLVDPAGQRADYAAAIDRVRRVDEIGRDLALWGASLSAAHVLTLAAERRDVDAVIGAVPMLDGRAIARRRGGRYLARSAAAGVRDLLGHRVGRGRTVPIVGGSEELAAITEPGTKRKYLDLVDRESAWRNETPARTLLNVANYRPVTRLGQIRAPTLLLAGTDDAIVDSEAVVDAGETLSRGTVVTMPADHFSPFGADFTPAIGHQLSFLADALD; from the coding sequence GTGACCCGCAGGGATCCGGTGAACCGCGCGCAGCGACGGCTCGACCGCCCCCCGCGCGAGCGGTTCGCCACCCGTGCGCTCGCGTTCGAGAGCGACGGTGACACCTGTCGCGGCACGCTGTACCTCCCCGGCGGCGACGGCGAGGACCCCCCGGTCGTCGTGATGGCGCCGGGACTGGGCGCGGAGCGGAGTTTCGGCTACCCGGCCGTCGCAGAGCGGTTCGCCGACGCCGGCTACGCCGCGTTCCTCTTCGACTACCGCGGGTTCGGGGCGTCCGACGGCGACGCACAACTCGTCGACCCCGCGGGCCAGCGCGCCGACTACGCGGCCGCGATCGACCGCGTTCGCCGGGTCGACGAAATCGGCCGCGATCTGGCGTTATGGGGCGCGTCGCTGTCGGCCGCGCACGTCCTCACGCTCGCGGCGGAGCGGCGCGACGTCGACGCCGTGATCGGTGCTGTCCCCATGCTCGACGGGCGGGCGATCGCTCGGCGCCGCGGCGGGCGGTACCTCGCGCGCTCGGCGGCCGCCGGCGTTCGCGACCTGCTCGGCCACCGGGTCGGTCGCGGGCGGACGGTCCCGATCGTCGGCGGAAGCGAGGAGCTGGCGGCGATCACGGAGCCGGGGACGAAGCGGAAGTACCTCGACCTGGTCGACCGGGAGTCGGCGTGGCGCAACGAGACGCCCGCGCGGACGCTGCTCAACGTGGCGAACTACCGACCGGTAACGCGGCTCGGACAGATCCGCGCGCCGACGCTGCTTCTGGCCGGAACCGACGACGCCATCGTCGACAGCGAGGCGGTCGTCGACGCGGGCGAAACGCTGTCTCGCGGCACCGTCGTCACCATGCCGGCCGACCACTTCTCGCCGTTCGGCGCCGACTTCACGCCGGCGATCGGCCACCAGTTGTCCTTCCTCGCGGACGCGCTCGACTGA
- a CDS encoding MTH1187 family thiamine-binding protein, protein MTAIALLSVAPVIEGSMADEVAAAVAALDAFDVSYETNPMGTVIEADDAETLFAAAAAAHEAVDGDRVSTVLKIDDKRTAETTAAEKVEAVEERLGRPAKRER, encoded by the coding sequence ATGACCGCGATTGCGCTGTTGAGCGTCGCACCGGTGATCGAGGGGAGCATGGCCGACGAGGTCGCGGCGGCCGTCGCCGCGCTCGACGCGTTCGACGTGAGCTACGAGACGAACCCGATGGGGACCGTGATCGAAGCCGACGACGCGGAGACGCTGTTCGCGGCGGCCGCGGCCGCCCACGAGGCCGTCGACGGCGACCGCGTTTCCACGGTCTTAAAAATAGACGACAAGCGGACCGCGGAGACGACCGCTGCGGAGAAAGTCGAGGCCGTCGAGGAGCGCCTCGGCCGGCCGGCGAAGCGGGAGCGGTGA
- the hmgA gene encoding hydroxymethylglutaryl-CoA reductase (NADPH): MTEPTPASLADRVREGDVRFHALEEHADTDTAAAARRLLVAETADADVDAVGEYAFDAADVHGSNIENMIGAVQVPMGVAGPVAVNGGALSGERYLPMATTEGALVASINRGCSVVNDAGGATARVTKSGMTRAPVFRVADVAEAEALVSWVRDNEETLRDAAESTTSHGELLDVTPYVVGNNVYLRFRYDTKDAMGMNMVTIATREACDAIEAETDASLVALSGNLCSDKKPAAVNAVEGRGRSVTADVTIPREVVEDRLHTTPESIAEINTRKNLVGSAKAGGLGFNAHVANAVAAMFLATGQDEAQVVEGANAITTAETTPEGGLYLSVSIASLEVGTVGGGTKLPTQAAGLEILGVRGGGDPAGSNGDALAEAIAVGALAGELSLLAALGSRHLSSAHADLGR, translated from the coding sequence ATGACGGAACCCACTCCCGCGTCGCTGGCGGACCGCGTCCGCGAGGGCGACGTCCGCTTCCACGCGCTCGAAGAGCACGCCGACACCGACACCGCCGCGGCGGCCAGACGCCTGCTCGTCGCCGAGACGGCCGACGCCGACGTGGACGCCGTCGGCGAGTACGCGTTCGACGCGGCCGACGTCCACGGCTCGAACATCGAGAACATGATCGGGGCCGTGCAGGTCCCGATGGGCGTCGCCGGCCCGGTCGCGGTGAACGGCGGCGCGCTCTCGGGCGAGCGCTACCTCCCGATGGCGACCACGGAGGGCGCGTTGGTCGCCTCCATCAACCGCGGCTGCTCGGTCGTCAACGACGCCGGCGGAGCGACCGCACGCGTCACGAAAAGCGGGATGACCCGCGCGCCCGTCTTCCGCGTCGCCGACGTGGCCGAGGCGGAGGCGCTCGTCTCGTGGGTGCGCGACAACGAGGAGACGCTGCGGGACGCGGCCGAATCGACGACGAGCCACGGCGAACTGCTCGACGTGACGCCGTACGTCGTCGGCAACAACGTCTACCTCCGATTCCGGTACGACACGAAGGACGCGATGGGGATGAACATGGTCACCATCGCGACACGCGAGGCGTGCGACGCGATCGAAGCCGAGACGGACGCCTCGCTCGTCGCGCTGTCTGGGAACCTCTGTTCCGACAAGAAGCCGGCCGCGGTCAACGCGGTCGAGGGGCGCGGGCGCTCCGTGACCGCCGACGTGACGATCCCCCGCGAGGTCGTCGAAGACCGGCTGCACACCACCCCCGAGTCGATAGCCGAGATCAACACCCGCAAGAACCTCGTCGGCTCCGCGAAGGCGGGCGGGCTCGGCTTCAACGCCCACGTCGCCAACGCGGTCGCCGCGATGTTCCTCGCCACCGGCCAGGACGAGGCGCAGGTCGTCGAGGGAGCGAACGCGATCACGACCGCGGAGACGACGCCCGAAGGCGGGTTGTACCTCTCCGTGTCGATAGCGAGCCTCGAAGTCGGCACCGTCGGCGGCGGGACGAAACTTCCGACGCAGGCCGCCGGCCTAGAGATCCTCGGGGTCCGCGGCGGCGGCGACCCGGCCGGGAGCAACGGCGACGCGCTCGCGGAAGCGATCGCGGTCGGCGCGCTCGCCGGCGAACTCTCGCTGCTCGCGGCGCTCGGCTCCAGACACCTCTCGTCGGCGCACGCCGACCTCGGGCGATAA
- a CDS encoding ornithine cyclodeaminase family protein — translation MTDTLFLSSADVDDLAEPADYVTVVRDAYRQIGEGAPAEPRTKLLNREPPGMLTTYAAVLPETGAMGGYTYSAGFGAEDAWFMTPLFDAESGEPLALLDGASMNPFKTGAAGAVAVDALAREDASEIAIIGSGAQARGQLATTATVRAFEAVRVFSPTAENREAFAGEFADRLDADVSAVASAGEALAGADVVITATTASDPVIDNAAVEPGTHVTAMGQYSPGKNELPPELVARATYVPDLCARATQDAGSFLAALESGLIDEDHVAAELGEVIAGTHPGRTSDDEVTVFDSGGTGVETVAAAHMLYERASEAGRGQTIDFAPASEALTGR, via the coding sequence ATGACGGACACCCTGTTCCTTTCGAGCGCCGACGTCGACGACCTCGCTGAGCCGGCCGACTACGTCACCGTCGTCCGCGACGCGTACCGCCAGATCGGCGAGGGCGCGCCCGCGGAGCCGCGGACGAAACTGCTCAACCGCGAGCCGCCGGGTATGCTTACGACGTACGCCGCCGTCCTCCCGGAGACGGGCGCGATGGGCGGGTACACCTACTCGGCGGGGTTCGGCGCCGAGGACGCCTGGTTTATGACGCCGCTGTTCGACGCCGAGTCGGGCGAGCCGCTCGCGCTGCTCGACGGCGCCTCGATGAACCCGTTCAAGACGGGTGCCGCGGGAGCGGTCGCGGTCGACGCGCTCGCTCGCGAGGACGCAAGTGAGATTGCTATAATCGGGAGCGGCGCGCAGGCCCGCGGCCAGCTCGCGACGACCGCCACAGTCCGCGCGTTCGAGGCCGTGCGGGTGTTCTCGCCGACCGCCGAGAACCGCGAGGCGTTCGCCGGCGAGTTCGCCGACCGGCTCGACGCCGACGTGTCGGCGGTCGCGAGCGCAGGCGAGGCGCTCGCCGGAGCCGACGTGGTCATCACGGCGACCACCGCGAGCGACCCCGTCATCGACAACGCGGCTGTCGAGCCCGGCACCCACGTCACCGCGATGGGACAGTACAGCCCAGGGAAAAACGAACTCCCGCCCGAACTCGTCGCCCGCGCGACGTACGTCCCCGACCTCTGCGCGCGAGCGACCCAGGACGCCGGCTCGTTCCTCGCGGCGCTGGAGTCGGGGCTGATCGACGAGGACCACGTCGCCGCGGAGTTGGGCGAGGTCATCGCCGGCACACATCCCGGCCGGACGAGCGACGACGAGGTGACGGTCTTCGACTCCGGCGGAACCGGCGTCGAGACCGTCGCCGCCGCGCACATGCTCTACGAGCGGGCGAGCGAGGCGGGTCGCGGGCAGACGATCGACTTCGCGCCCGCGAGCGAGGCGCTTACGGGTAGATAA
- a CDS encoding archease — protein MSFALRDHTADVAVEATAPTLDALFEAVADGLTAASFDAVPKTGERFETTVSAESREALLFDYLDQLIYERDVRLVLPAGHRCAISGPDDSTPTDPAPADGATWTVDATARGVPLGDVAAREIKAVTYSEMTLERRDGDWYAYVVFDV, from the coding sequence ATGAGTTTCGCCCTCCGCGATCACACGGCAGACGTCGCCGTCGAGGCGACCGCGCCGACCCTCGACGCGCTGTTCGAGGCGGTCGCCGACGGGCTCACCGCGGCGAGTTTCGACGCGGTCCCCAAGACCGGCGAACGGTTCGAGACGACGGTGAGCGCCGAGAGCCGCGAGGCGCTCCTCTTCGATTACCTCGATCAGCTGATCTACGAGCGCGACGTGCGACTCGTTCTCCCCGCTGGCCACCGGTGTGCGATTAGCGGTCCCGACGATTCGACGCCGACCGACCCTGCACCGGCCGACGGAGCGACCTGGACCGTCGACGCGACGGCGCGTGGAGTCCCCCTCGGCGACGTCGCGGCCCGCGAGATCAAGGCGGTCACCTACTCGGAGATGACGCTGGAACGCCGGGACGGCGACTGGTACGCGTACGTCGTCTTCGACGTGTGA
- a CDS encoding mRNA surveillance protein pelota, protein MRITDRGYGEEGRERLSLVPENVDDLWHLAHVLEPGDLVEGDTTRRIQRNDDQMRDTGGQREHLFVTLEVGEVEFARFANRLRVSGVIVACSREDQLNAHHTINVEEHDEITVEKQFKPDQTERLEEATEAAENPDVAIATVEEGAAYVHTVQQYGTEEYASFTKPTGKGDYSRPREELFAELAEALAHLNADAVILAGPGFTKQDALDYIQAEYRDLSESITTVDTSAAGDRGVHEVLKRGAVDDVQKETRISKEATLIDDLTAEIAQGAKATYGPDDVAEAAEFGAVETLLVVDDRLRTERQGEGDWAIDANEVIESVEQQGGDVVVFSSEFDPGQQLSNLGGIAAILRYRLQ, encoded by the coding sequence ATGCGCATCACCGACCGGGGGTACGGCGAGGAGGGCCGCGAACGGCTCAGCCTCGTCCCCGAGAACGTCGACGACCTCTGGCACCTCGCACACGTCCTCGAACCGGGGGACCTCGTCGAGGGCGACACCACGCGCCGGATCCAGCGGAACGACGACCAGATGCGGGACACCGGCGGCCAGCGCGAACACCTGTTCGTCACGCTGGAGGTCGGCGAGGTGGAGTTCGCTCGGTTCGCCAACCGGCTCCGCGTCTCGGGCGTGATCGTCGCCTGTTCGCGCGAGGACCAACTCAACGCCCACCACACGATAAACGTCGAGGAACACGACGAGATTACGGTCGAAAAACAGTTCAAGCCGGACCAGACCGAGCGGTTAGAGGAGGCGACCGAGGCCGCGGAGAACCCCGACGTGGCCATCGCGACCGTCGAGGAGGGGGCCGCCTACGTGCACACCGTCCAGCAGTACGGCACCGAGGAGTACGCCTCGTTCACGAAGCCGACCGGGAAGGGCGACTACTCCCGGCCGCGCGAGGAGCTGTTCGCCGAGCTGGCCGAGGCGCTGGCGCACCTCAACGCCGACGCCGTAATCTTAGCCGGGCCGGGGTTCACGAAGCAGGACGCGCTCGATTACATCCAAGCGGAGTACCGCGACCTCTCCGAGAGCATCACCACCGTCGACACCTCGGCCGCCGGCGATCGGGGGGTCCACGAGGTGCTCAAACGCGGCGCGGTCGACGACGTACAGAAGGAGACCCGCATCTCCAAGGAGGCGACGCTCATCGACGACCTCACCGCCGAGATAGCGCAGGGCGCGAAGGCGACGTACGGCCCGGACGACGTCGCCGAGGCCGCCGAGTTCGGCGCGGTCGAGACGCTGCTCGTGGTCGACGACCGACTCCGAACCGAGCGGCAGGGCGAGGGCGACTGGGCCATCGACGCGAACGAGGTGATCGAGTCGGTCGAACAGCAGGGCGGGGACGTGGTCGTCTTCTCCTCGGAGTTCGACCCCGGCCAGCAGCTCTCGAACCTCGGCGGTATCGCCGCGATCTTGCGATATCGGCTGCAGTGA
- a CDS encoding DUF4013 domain-containing protein encodes MLRETTAALRRSPDPAGVLVVGGLLTLLSWLVIPVWVGGALVFPPLALFAPLALAPAFVARGYFVRVLAAGVATGNVDGAPSFVGWNELYVNGLKSTLLSVVLLAPLGLGLAVVALAGGALAAGVVDPTPVADTVRELLGAGGGAAVVGVAGAVVAATTAAYLLAFAYVRPAALAAFAASGRLRDGLRPGRVARVAGSGTYAAAWVVAVATLGAGYALSGPFVPLLVGFVFVFAVRVAGYGLYGRGAAATLDAGGAAAAVDEETTTPAGDESSGSSGPSQSVGPSQSTGPSQSLPSEVPPAVQTGRSVPIVGADGGFDWLTAERETGRDGDATPDAFEWASDAADPEDKR; translated from the coding sequence ATGCTCCGGGAGACGACGGCGGCGCTGCGGCGGTCGCCCGACCCGGCAGGCGTCCTCGTCGTCGGCGGTCTCTTGACGCTGCTCTCGTGGCTCGTCATCCCGGTCTGGGTCGGCGGCGCGCTGGTTTTCCCCCCGCTCGCGCTGTTCGCCCCGCTCGCGCTCGCGCCCGCGTTCGTCGCCCGCGGCTACTTCGTCCGCGTCCTCGCCGCCGGCGTCGCGACCGGGAACGTCGACGGCGCCCCCTCCTTCGTTGGGTGGAACGAACTGTACGTGAACGGCCTCAAATCGACCCTCCTGAGCGTCGTCCTCCTCGCGCCGCTGGGGCTCGGACTCGCGGTCGTCGCCCTCGCTGGGGGCGCGCTCGCGGCCGGGGTCGTCGATCCCACGCCCGTCGCCGACACCGTTCGCGAACTCCTCGGCGCCGGCGGCGGCGCGGCGGTCGTCGGCGTCGCCGGTGCCGTCGTCGCGGCGACCACGGCGGCGTACCTGCTCGCGTTCGCGTACGTCAGGCCGGCGGCGCTCGCGGCGTTCGCCGCCTCGGGGCGCCTCAGAGACGGGCTCAGGCCGGGCCGCGTCGCGCGCGTCGCCGGCTCCGGCACGTACGCCGCGGCGTGGGTGGTCGCGGTCGCGACGCTCGGCGCCGGCTACGCGCTGTCCGGCCCGTTCGTCCCGCTCCTCGTCGGGTTCGTGTTCGTCTTCGCGGTCCGCGTCGCCGGGTACGGCCTGTACGGTCGCGGCGCGGCGGCGACGCTCGACGCCGGTGGCGCGGCCGCCGCCGTCGACGAGGAGACGACGACCCCCGCGGGAGACGAGTCCTCGGGGTCGTCCGGTCCGTCGCAGTCGGTCGGTCCGTCGCAGTCGACCGGCCCGTCGCAGTCGTTGCCCTCGGAGGTCCCGCCGGCGGTACAGACGGGGCGGTCGGTGCCGATCGTCGGCGCCGACGGCGGGTTCGACTGGCTGACGGCCGAGCGCGAGACCGGCCGCGACGGCGACGCCACCCCCGACGCGTTCGAGTGGGCGAGCGACGCCGCCGACCCAGAAGACAAGCGTTGA
- a CDS encoding N-acetyltransferase → MSVNVEKRTDPPGQADHATDAWNLKERIHADEGVLRQRRGFFVDAYRRSTTHLLVESDEIVAFASVRRDGYILFLAVHPDHRGRGHAERLIADVAEDHRSVTCHARTTNTRALGFYEHLGFEVVRRINDYYEDGGDAYYLKLGGDSLRKRLSDFVGR, encoded by the coding sequence GTGAGCGTCAACGTGGAGAAACGGACGGATCCGCCCGGCCAGGCCGACCACGCCACGGACGCGTGGAACCTCAAAGAGCGGATCCACGCCGACGAGGGGGTCCTCCGGCAGCGCCGAGGGTTCTTCGTCGACGCCTACCGTCGCTCCACGACACACCTGCTCGTCGAAAGCGACGAAATCGTCGCGTTCGCCTCCGTGCGCCGGGACGGGTACATTCTCTTCTTGGCCGTCCACCCCGACCACCGAGGGCGCGGCCACGCCGAGCGGCTCATCGCCGACGTGGCCGAGGACCACCGCTCCGTCACCTGCCACGCCCGCACGACCAACACCCGCGCGCTCGGCTTCTACGAGCATCTGGGCTTCGAGGTCGTCCGCCGGATCAACGACTACTACGAGGACGGCGGCGACGCCTACTACCTCAAACTCGGCGGCGACTCGCTCCGCAAGCGCCTCTCCGACTTCGTGGGCCGGTAG
- the glyA gene encoding serine hydroxymethyltransferase, with amino-acid sequence MDHEHVRAVDPAVADALDGERDRQEQTLAMIASENHVSEAVLEAQGSVLTNKYAEGYPGGRYYAGCEYADVVEELAIERAKELWGADHVNVQPHSGTQANQAVYYATLDPGDKILSLELSHGGHLSHGHPANFTGQMYDVEQYEVDTETGYIDYEGLHEAAEAFDPDIIVSGYSAYPRAVDWEEIQAAADAVDAYHLADIAHITGLVAAGVHPSPVGVADFVTGSTHKTIRAGRGGIVLCDEEFADDIDKAVFPGGQGGPLMHNIAGKAVGFKEALDPSFEEYAQTVVDNAQVLAETLQDHGLSLVSGGTDNHLVLADLRESHPDLPGGDAADALAAANIVLNGNTVPGETRSPFNPSGIRAGTAGLTTRGFDAEAIREVGDLIYRVVDNVESDDVIYEVGERVVELCEAHPLYE; translated from the coding sequence ATGGACCACGAGCACGTCCGGGCAGTTGACCCCGCGGTCGCCGACGCGCTGGACGGCGAGCGCGACAGACAGGAGCAGACCCTCGCGATGATCGCGAGCGAGAACCACGTGAGCGAGGCGGTACTGGAGGCCCAGGGGAGCGTCCTCACCAACAAGTACGCCGAGGGGTATCCGGGCGGGCGATACTACGCCGGCTGCGAGTACGCCGACGTCGTCGAGGAACTCGCCATCGAACGCGCAAAGGAGCTGTGGGGCGCAGACCACGTCAACGTCCAGCCGCACTCCGGGACGCAGGCGAACCAGGCGGTCTACTACGCGACGCTCGACCCCGGCGACAAGATCCTCTCGCTCGAGTTGAGCCACGGCGGTCACCTCTCTCACGGGCACCCGGCCAACTTCACCGGGCAGATGTACGACGTGGAGCAGTACGAGGTCGACACCGAGACGGGGTACATCGACTACGAGGGGCTCCACGAGGCCGCCGAGGCGTTCGACCCCGACATCATCGTCTCCGGCTACTCCGCGTACCCGCGAGCGGTCGACTGGGAGGAGATCCAGGCGGCGGCCGACGCCGTCGACGCCTACCACCTCGCCGACATCGCGCACATCACCGGGCTCGTCGCGGCGGGCGTCCACCCCTCGCCGGTCGGCGTCGCCGACTTCGTCACCGGCTCCACCCACAAGACGATCCGCGCCGGCCGCGGCGGGATCGTGCTGTGTGACGAGGAGTTCGCCGACGACATCGACAAGGCGGTGTTCCCCGGCGGGCAGGGCGGCCCGCTCATGCACAACATCGCGGGCAAGGCGGTCGGGTTCAAGGAGGCGCTCGACCCCTCCTTCGAGGAGTACGCGCAGACCGTCGTCGACAACGCGCAGGTCCTCGCCGAGACGCTGCAGGACCACGGCCTCTCGCTCGTCTCCGGCGGCACCGACAACCACCTCGTTCTGGCCGACCTGCGGGAGTCGCACCCGGACCTGCCGGGCGGCGACGCCGCCGACGCGCTCGCGGCCGCGAACATCGTCCTCAACGGGAACACGGTCCCCGGCGAGACGCGCTCGCCGTTCAACCCCTCGGGGATCCGCGCCGGCACCGCGGGGCTCACGACCCGCGGCTTCGACGCGGAGGCGATCCGGGAGGTCGGCGACCTCATCTACCGCGTCGTCGACAACGTCGAGAGCGACGACGTGATCTACGAGGTCGGCGAGCGCGTCGTCGAGCTCTGCGAGGCGCACCCGCTGTACGAGTGA